Genomic window (Roseivirga sp. 4D4):
AAGTCAAAAACAACATGTGCATAGCCAGCCTCATTTTGCATGGCGAATCGGTTGCTCTGGTTGTCTAGGTTTGAAATTGTCGCCAAATAACCTCTTTTGTCCTTGGAGATGACTGACTTCCGAAAGGGAAAATAGGAAGTTAAATAAATCGGGTTACCCTCTTGATCAAACTGTTCCTGAACAACGCTACTATCCGTTGCCAAAGACCATCTAAACTCATAATGTCCTAATCCAGAGGTTAGCCTGATTCCGTTAGTATCTCGCAAAAATAGGCGTTGCTTTATACCAGAATCGCTAAGCTCAAATTCCTCCATATGAATAGCTCCACCTCCATAATAGTGTCTACTCATATCACTTTTATTCCCCTCAGTGTCAAAGTATTTCCTTATTAGGCGCCCCCTTGAGTATTCATAAACTACCCTATGGGTGCCATAATAACTGTTGTTGCTTGGCTTACCTGACTTGTAATAGGATAGATCAGAAATTTGACCACGTCTGTTGTACTTCACTCTATAGTAACTAGGAGGCATCAACGTATCAAGGTCAACTTGACCTCTGGGATTATAATCCAGATAAGGAGATATAATACCAGTGAGCTTACTGTAATACTCAATCTCTTGTCTATCAAGGTTAATACAACTAGAAGCAGTAAGTAGAATAGTTATAAAGGCCAAATAAGTCGCTCTCATCCGTCTCACCACCACGTTCGACTAAAGCTTGTAGGTTCCATTTCTTACTTCATTCAGAACCCGATCGACATAACTCTTATAAGCCTCCGGAGTATTTTCCTTAGCTCTATTCAGCATGGCAATGGCTTGCTTTTTCTTTCCTAGGAAATAACTACAAATGCCATGATTTAGCTGTAAATACCATGTTTCGGGGTTCTGATCAAGACCTTTTTGGGTAAGTACTTGAGCTTTTTGAAATTCCTGATCTCGCATTAAAAAAATACCAAAGTAATTTACATCAGCTGGTGTACCAATCGTATTCATAGCCTCAGAAATGGTTGAATCCAGAGCTTCAGCCAGACCAAGTTTCTTTTGGATGTTTGCCTTGGTCATTAGGTTAGTCAGGTTCTTGTTTGCCCCAAAACCATTTACTCCACCGGAAATGGATCTTTCTACCCATTGTAATGCTTCCTCCAAGTTAGTATTATGCTGTAAGCACCAATTGGCGGCATCATTCCAAGCTTGCCAACGATATGTATTAAGACCACGTAACTCACTTCTCAGACTGGCAACTACTGTCTCATTTAAATCTACGCTGACAGTAAATGGAATTCGCTTATCTGCCCATTCCAAACCAATTATCAAACTGTCCTCTTTTCTGTCCAGGAAGCGATAGGTCAACCTCTCTTGATTCTCTGTGTCAACCCCTGTGACATTTACCCTTAGTGTCACGTCTTTGTCAACATCAAGGTAATAGCTCCCCCAAAGGTCGTTGTTGTGGGCAAATAACAGGTCGAAACTATTTCCATTGGGTATTATGTGAAACCCATATTTACCGGCTTTTAGGCTCTGGCCCTCAATCATTACATCTGTACTGAATGAGATGGTGGTGTTCATGTTGGCCCCAGCTCTCCATGGAAAGGGATTCCCATTTTGAGGGATAACCGATTGATTATTCCAAACATCCCGATTCCTATGTGCAGGGCTGTGGTAGTCAATTTCGATTTCTGTCACTCCCAATTTCTGCATTTCTCTCACCTGTGGACTAGCACTTGGTAAATTTAGCGTGTGAAATGCGTTCGCCCGTTGTGCTTGCAAATGGTTGATTGTGGTAAGAAATAGAATTATTAGAGTTAGGTTTCTGACTTTCATCTTAAAGAGGTTTGATATTGTTTGATATTAAAATGTTGTTTTCGGAAGGTTTAATTTGATTCAACAGGAGGGGTTAATCTGACCAGAGTTCCATAGTGAACATGAGCGAGATGATCTTCCAACCGCCCTTTGTTTTTATAACAGAGTAGAACTCATCGCCCATGTGAGACTTTTTACCATCTATTTGAACCCTATAATAGGTCTTGACAATCGCTCTACCTGCATCTATCATTTCAACATCTATAAAGTCAAATTCCTGATTGATCTTTTCTTCTGAATTCTTGACAAAATCAGCAAGACCTTGGGCCGTTGTTGATTTTTTAGAGTACTCACCACTGGAGAGTCCCCGAAAAGTAGAATAGATAAGTGCCGAGGGATGAATAAATGCGTCCAATATTAGGTTGGATTTTTGACTATTTACTCCCTTTGAAATAGAGTTGATCAACTCTTTCAATTGATCAGTATCGTCTATAGAAGATTGTGCACTTAAGTTTAAACAGGTAAGTAGAGCTGTGACAACGACAACAATTCCTTTATTTCGCATGGCATTCAATATGTTTTCGATGCCAATTTGCCTCAGGAAAATGCTTCAAAGTTCCTGATTTCAGAAATTCGGATAAAGTTTTTCTGGATTCTCAAGTGCCAGTTTTGAAAAATCAACAAATTGTAGAATGAACGTTTACGTGGTACTTATTGTATTCTCTTCCATTGCGGTAGCCATGTGTTTTTTCATGATTAGCTATCTCCTTTTTGTCAAAAAACAACTAAACACAAGGACCAAATTACTGGCCTTAATCGTTTCGGCCTTGGCTGTAAGGATCGCCAAGTCAGTATTTTTCTTTTTAATTCCACAGCTATCAACTTTTGGTGTTGCCTTGGGCTTCCTGGGGTTTTCACTCCTTGGACCCCTTCTCTACTTTTATTTTCAAGGTTCATATCACAAGGAAAATCAGTTCAGTTTCAGAAAGATCGACTTGGTTCATATCATTATCCCAGTATCAGGTTTCATAGGGATAATAACTTTAGGCAACTACCTGGATCAGTTTTATTTGGCTTGTAGCATAAGTCTAGGCTTTTATTTACTTCTGATCTTTCGCTCCCCATCGTATAATGATTTGTCTCCCTGGGATTTGATGCTTTATAGGCTCATGCTGGTCCTTCTAGTCGCGTTCACTTTTCCATACTTTTTCAAGTATGTACACTCATATGCCATAGGCACCGCGATCTCTTCTGCTGTGGTTTATTGCATGTTTTTTTACTTTCTGAAATATGCACCAAGACTTTCGACCAAGGTAAATGAACTAGAGGTCAACTTGCAGCTGGAGCAGAAAATCATAAATGCATTGGAGTTAGATGAGGTTTACAGGCAGTCAGCTTTAACTTTATCAGAGTTTTCTGAACTGGTAGGTGTTCCTCAGTACATTATTTCTAGAGTAACGAAGAAGGTCTATAAGAAGACTTTTCCAGAGACGGTAAACAGTCTAAGAATCTCTGATGTACAAGAAAAGTTAAAGCAATCTGATGCCAAAGGGGCCAAAATTGAACAATTAGCTTTTGATGCTGGCTTTAACACTCTTTCCACCTTCTACGCAGTTTTCAAAAAGGAAACATCCATGACGCCAAGGGAGTACCAAAGAAAACTCATTGCCTAAATTTTCTTTTACAATTGTATTCAAGCTTTGAGGGCAATAGCTGAATAAGTTATTGATACATTTTCATATCTGAATTTCCGAAATCAGGATACTCGAGCTTTAAGAATATGGCAGATTGCCCTTATGAATCTACATAAGACTAAAACCCCAATCGAGATAAGTGCTAAAGGTCAGACAATAAATGTGGCTCAACAGTCTGAAAATTGCTCTTCACCATCACTCACCTGTTCTAGTTTCAAATGGCCAATTTGTCTTTTTATGCTATTATTTTATGTGGTTTGCCAAGCCCAGCCCTACCAACAAGAAATCGATAGAGTTGATAAGTTTATAGACAGCGTTAAGGCGAGGTTTAGTGAAATACCAGGACTATCAATAACGATAGTTAAAAACAACGAAACCGTTTTTACTAAGGGTTATGGATATGCCGACATAGAGTCAAAAGAGCTCGTTTCAGCAAATTCTGCGTTTTATATTGCTTCTGCTACCAAATCGTTTATCGGAGCATTGGCAGTAATACTCGAAAAAGAAGGATGGGTTGATTTACAGGCTCCTTTGACTAATTATAAGCCTTTCAAAGAATTAAGCAACCATGCCTTATTCGATGACCTGACAATAACCCACCTGCTTAACCATACAAGTGGGTTAACGAATAACTTCATAACCTTCAGAAGTTCATACCTAGGGAACCTTAGCCATAAAAAAACTATAGAATTACTGGAAACTGCAACCCAAAAAACCGACTCTAAGTATGAGTATTCAAACTTGGGATACAACCTTTTTGCATTACTTCTGAGTGAAGAATTTGGTGATGATTGGAGAAACTTGTTGCGGGAAAAGATTTTTGAACCTATTAGAATGATAAATACTTCGAGTATCATATCAAATAACGGGTCAATGGCTAAACCATATATTTCAGCACAGCCAGAGGGCACCATTGAAGGCTCCATGAAAACGGATGCTTTGATGCATTCAGCCGGTGGTTTGGTCAGTTCGGTGGCAGATATTGCTCAATGGATAAAATTTAACCTAAGTAATGGAGGGCTAGGAAATAGTCAGCCCTATAAAGGAGTGATCTCAAAATCTCATAAGCAGACTGTAAAATATCCCGAGGAAAAGGGACAAATCTTTACTGACAATGGGTACGCTCTAGGCTGGCACAATGGGACATACAAAAATAAACAAGTCGTCTATCACTTTGGAGGTTATATAGGCTATCAGTCACACATTTCTTTTATACCGGATGAAGACCTTGGTGTTGCTGTATTTGCTAATGAGCAACACTTTGGAGATAATCTCAATAGTATCATTGCATCATATGCATATGACCTGCTTTTGGGTCTAGAACCTGACGAGACAGAATACGAGTCAAAGTTGAAGGACCTTGAAGGCTTCATAGAAAACCTAAAAAACAATTCTATCGAAAGAGACAAACAGACAAAGCAGTATGACCTGCGTCTGTCCACGAAACTAGAAGCCTATACAGGAACTTACAAAAATGACTTTATGGGCGATGTCATAGTTACAATCGAGAAAGAAACTCTGTCATTCAGGTTTGGAGAGTTATCAGCCATAGCCGTCCCCACTGCTAATGAGGACATGATACTGGCGGAGCTAATTCCGGGAAGACCTATGGATTTTCTTTTTCATGTCACCGAGCAAGGAGAAGTAAAAGAAATCTCAGGTGGAGGCTTACAGTTTGTGAAAGTAGAGTGATGAATGACAATGACAGCTTTTCACTAACCAGGACAAAGGTTAGTGAAAAGTTGCAGCTCTATCATTTCTCCTTCCCCATCATCTCTGGTTTGATCTTCTTCTTGTCTAAGTGCTTCACCCCTTCTTTCATCCATAAAGGAGCTTCTGCATCTTTGAGGTAATGATCAAAATACTGTTTCATTCTGATTTGAAAGTCCTTTTGATTTTCTTCTTTGGAAAGGTGATGCGGTTCATCTGGGTAAGACAATAGAATCACTTCTTTGCCCAGTCTTCGGGCAGTGGAGTAATACTCAAGTCCTTGTACCCAGTCCACAGCCCCATCTGCAGTACCGTGTAATATCATAAAAGGCGTGTTGATGTTTTGTGCGTGGTGGATGGGTGATTGGCTTCTATAAAGCTCCATATCATCCCATGGGCTTACCGCCATTCTACCTTGTGACCATTCAAGAATAGGTCCGTTCAAGTTACCCGATCGCTTATAAGCTACATTGTACATACTGATTAGGTTGGTTAATGGAGCCCCTGTTACTACGCAGGCAAACATATCCGTTTGGGTTACGATGAATGAAGACTCATAACCACCCCAGCTATGCCCTTGTAGACCGATTCTATCCGGATCGGCATAACCTAGATCGATCACAGCCTGTGCTGCACTAGTCACATCATCCAGTGCAGAAGTACCCGGCTTGCCTTCGGTATAGATGATATCTGGCATCAACACCAAATAACCATTGCTGGCATAAGTAGACATATGCGGTCGGTCATCATAAGTAGGCATAGAATACTGATGATGTCGCTGAGACATTTTCTCATAGAAGTAAATCACCATTGGATACTTCTTTCCTTCCTCATAATCAGCCGGAAGTGCCAGTGTTGCTTGCAGTTTATGACCTCGCTTGTCTGTATAATCCACAAGGACTCTTTTGCCCCATTTGTATCCTGATTGCTGGGGATTGGCATCTGTCACCTTCTTGGGTCTTTTCATGGTTAGGTCAGACACCCAATAATCAGGAAAGTCAACAAAGGTTTGCTCGGTATAGATGACCCTATCAGCACTCTTGGCCTTATTCAACCTGCCGATCATCTTATCCTCGAAACGCAAGGCCTTAGGCTTTTTGCCCACCTTTACCTGGTAATAACCTGACTTCTTGGTTTTCTCACCATAAGCGCTGAGTAATAGATTTTCACTCACATCAAAACGATCGGCATCGGGATCTAACTGCACAAGCCTAAAACGTATCTCCTGATCCTGACCTATTCCTTGTGTTAGGTTAATTACTTCATTCGAGTTAAGTGAAAAAGCATATATATCGTATTTATGATTCAGCATGACCCATTTGCCATCGGCAGACCAGCCAGCAATACCATAGGTGGGTTTCTCCACGGGCCTATCGAATTCAAGGTTTTGAAAATTGAGATCCGAACGGGTTGAAAGGTTGGTCGTGGCCTTGGTTTCAAAATTGTAAAGCATTGTTGCTCCATTTCGAGCATATAAAGCATAATCACCCTTTGGTGAGATGCCCATATTGTTATACACCCGCTCAGCAATCAAAGACTGATCGCCTGTGGAAGTATTCACTGCATACAAATCAGCATAGCCGGCCGGCATATTTCTAACCGCACGATAGGCAGTATCGACCGAAGCAACCGCCCAGTTTGAATGTTGATTTGTCCGTGCGAAAGACATGTCTTCAGTACCGATTTGAATCAATCGCTTATTGCCAAGATTCAGCACAGCCGTATGCGTGGCTCTCTTATCACGATTGGCCGTAATCATTTGTCGAGATTGGACGACTTCATCTTTCCAATGCCAAACGTCCACGTTGGCCTTTAACATGTCACTTTTCTTAACTTCCTCTGATTGCGCTTTAATACCCAAGAAGAGCTGGGTATTAGCCTCATTCCATCGAAGAGGACTGTACTCGCTGATCACATAATTTTCTTTCTGAATAGCATACTCATTTTGGCTTGCTGGATTTGTCATACCAGCAGCCAAGCCTTCGGCCCAATAGATGTTATTATCTCGCTCAACATTACCGTCTTTCTTATCACCAAATAGCACTGCAATCTTGTCCCCTCCCTTATTCCATGACATTTGAGCATAGGTGTAGGCACCCGTATGCAGAGGCCATGATCTTAGGTCTGTCAAGTTAATCACATAGAGTCCATTCCCGCTATCCTCGTCCGCATCCACCGTATAGGCAAAAAGGCTTCCAGTCTTGTTGAAAGCATAACTGGAGACATTACCAATGTTCAATGTCCGGTTCCCTTGTAAATCCTTCAGAAGCAGGTCACTTCCCTTGTGTTCTGCTTTTGGATCGACTGCGTTTTTGTGAATACCAATGTAATTTGTGGCCTCAGAAAATGAGAACGACCTGGTTCCTTTAAACTCCTGGATATTATTGTCATTCAGACTTAGCAAATGCAGGCTGCTTTGTACTCGCTTCTTCGAGGCTTTTAATTTGTCTGCTTCTGCCTTAGCAGGATCCACTAGGTAGGCTACCCATTTACTGTTTTCTGAGAATGAAACTCTTTTCCCGTTGATGGATGTCCTGATCGTGTCACCATCAATTCTTCTAACATGTAACCTGGAATCGCCTTCATTGGGCGCATAGGCGTAAGTCATCCACAGACCATCAGGTGATATAGATGTGTTGGTTATTCTGTTCCATTGGGCATAGTCTTCTAGCGTCAGCGGTTTCAGCTCTTGTCCAACAATAGGCTGGAAAAACAGAGTCAAAACAAATAAAAGACTGAAAACGCGTTGATTGAGGGTGATCTTCATGATTAGTATACTTGGTTGAGAATATGTCTTTTTGACACATTAAATATACTACTTAAATAAGGCTATAGACAAGGTGCGTATGACTCACCTAAAGTCCACCATCATAATCTCATCTTCGCTTTGTTCAATTTGCACATAGAAGATCTTAGTGCCTTCGGGATTTGCAAATAGACTTGGGCTAGCACCTTGAATTCGTTTTGCTGGAGTGAAAATGGGTACAGGTGGAACATTGATATCATAAGACTGAAGAAAGAACTGCAGGCCAAAGCTTCTATCGACATAAACAATACCCTCTACTGTTGGTATCCAGTTACCCCAGTCCACATTGTTCATGGTCGGAATGAATAGTTCTTCTTTGCCTTCATTATTTATCCTCCATATGCCGATCGTGTCTATCCTAGTATAATAAAGCAGGCCATCTTTAGGGCTTTCATGCATGAAATATCCGCCCTCCTTGGTTACTGCCTGAGGTTCCGATTCAGTCGCCTCAATAGATTGTTTCCAAATCTGCCAACTGCCTTCATGATTGGAAGCGAAGTAAAATAACTCCTCGTCTCTTGCAAAACGCGCATTGACCTGATCGCCATCTAAGTCAACCAGTGCAGTCATCATTTTCGAAGCAAGATCAATAGAGTATATCGCGTGGTCTCCATCAATTCTGGCATCAAAAATCAATTGTCGGTCATCAGCTGACCAGGAAGGCATATTCAGAAAGCTTCCTTCCAATGAAGTCATTTTAGTCAGGTTGTTGTCCTCGAAATTCTTGACCCAGATTTCAAAGTGACCGGATCGATCGGAAATAAAGGCCGCCTTCTTCCCATCATGAGATAGTGACGGGTGAATTTCAGCCCTTGTAGAACTGGCCACCTCCATTGGCTGTCCAAATTGATTATTGGTTTTTTCTGTAGACCAAATTCTTGTTTGATCCCTTAGGCTTTTATATACCATTCTATCCTCCTGCCTAGCAAACTTTGGTTCTGTGGGTACTCGATCGTTGATATGAAGCCTGGAAATAAGACCTCCGTCAATAGAAGTTCTCCAAAGTGCCCAGGTTCCTGCCCGATTGGAGGAAAATACAATCTGTTTGCCCTCATCGAAAATGTCCAAACCCAATATTTGGGCATCATCAAATGTGAGTCGTGTTAAATCGCCACTGGCCAATTCCATTTTATAGATATCCCTCTGTTGACCGCTTAGATTTCTTCTAAAGATCAAGTGACTGCCATCGGGCGAAAAAACTGGGTCTCGATCTCCGATTCCTCCAGCAGCTATGGCTTCCGAAGTCTCGCCTGATTCGATATCCAAGAAATAGATCTTTCGATTATCGCCTTCTGACTTTATATCGGTAAAGGCAATGGTCTTCCCGTCAGGTGACCAGACAAAGTCATCAGGTGATCGATAACAGTTCCCTATCTTCACTTTCTCTCCACCAAAGCTAGGCTCTTTAAAGATCTCGCAACTTCGATTTTCGGCACTCACATAAGCCATGTAATTACCATCTGGTGACCATATACCGTAACCTTGTGGACTTGGCAGCTTTGTAAATTTC
Coding sequences:
- a CDS encoding prolyl oligopeptidase family serine peptidase, translated to MKITLNQRVFSLLFVLTLFFQPIVGQELKPLTLEDYAQWNRITNTSISPDGLWMTYAYAPNEGDSRLHVRRIDGDTIRTSINGKRVSFSENSKWVAYLVDPAKAEADKLKASKKRVQSSLHLLSLNDNNIQEFKGTRSFSFSEATNYIGIHKNAVDPKAEHKGSDLLLKDLQGNRTLNIGNVSSYAFNKTGSLFAYTVDADEDSGNGLYVINLTDLRSWPLHTGAYTYAQMSWNKGGDKIAVLFGDKKDGNVERDNNIYWAEGLAAGMTNPASQNEYAIQKENYVISEYSPLRWNEANTQLFLGIKAQSEEVKKSDMLKANVDVWHWKDEVVQSRQMITANRDKRATHTAVLNLGNKRLIQIGTEDMSFARTNQHSNWAVASVDTAYRAVRNMPAGYADLYAVNTSTGDQSLIAERVYNNMGISPKGDYALYARNGATMLYNFETKATTNLSTRSDLNFQNLEFDRPVEKPTYGIAGWSADGKWVMLNHKYDIYAFSLNSNEVINLTQGIGQDQEIRFRLVQLDPDADRFDVSENLLLSAYGEKTKKSGYYQVKVGKKPKALRFEDKMIGRLNKAKSADRVIYTEQTFVDFPDYWVSDLTMKRPKKVTDANPQQSGYKWGKRVLVDYTDKRGHKLQATLALPADYEEGKKYPMVIYFYEKMSQRHHQYSMPTYDDRPHMSTYASNGYLVLMPDIIYTEGKPGTSALDDVTSAAQAVIDLGYADPDRIGLQGHSWGGYESSFIVTQTDMFACVVTGAPLTNLISMYNVAYKRSGNLNGPILEWSQGRMAVSPWDDMELYRSQSPIHHAQNINTPFMILHGTADGAVDWVQGLEYYSTARRLGKEVILLSYPDEPHHLSKEENQKDFQIRMKQYFDHYLKDAEAPLWMKEGVKHLDKKKIKPEMMGKEK
- a CDS encoding winged helix-turn-helix domain-containing protein, with protein sequence MSKKYMGIKESFKIGDWLVEPELLMISKGSENRKLEFKTMEILTCLVSHQGEVVSKKKLHDEVWSDVYVTDNALTRGMSKLRKALDDDPLSPKYIETISKSGYRLIAPVRFGDFASQSGTNIFNESSRTNGWLWLVLSALVVSAVGLVSSLSKDQYTGFYDPIPVSTLLGPERALAISPDGQKISFSYAEPGSPNSDVHIKMLDDLSEMKFTKLPSPQGYGIWSPDGNYMAYVSAENRSCEIFKEPSFGGEKVKIGNCYRSPDDFVWSPDGKTIAFTDIKSEGDNRKIYFLDIESGETSEAIAAGGIGDRDPVFSPDGSHLIFRRNLSGQQRDIYKMELASGDLTRLTFDDAQILGLDIFDEGKQIVFSSNRAGTWALWRTSIDGGLISRLHINDRVPTEPKFARQEDRMVYKSLRDQTRIWSTEKTNNQFGQPMEVASSTRAEIHPSLSHDGKKAAFISDRSGHFEIWVKNFEDNNLTKMTSLEGSFLNMPSWSADDRQLIFDARIDGDHAIYSIDLASKMMTALVDLDGDQVNARFARDEELFYFASNHEGSWQIWKQSIEATESEPQAVTKEGGYFMHESPKDGLLYYTRIDTIGIWRINNEGKEELFIPTMNNVDWGNWIPTVEGIVYVDRSFGLQFFLQSYDINVPPVPIFTPAKRIQGASPSLFANPEGTKIFYVQIEQSEDEIMMVDFR
- a CDS encoding helix-turn-helix domain-containing protein produces the protein MNVYVVLIVFSSIAVAMCFFMISYLLFVKKQLNTRTKLLALIVSALAVRIAKSVFFFLIPQLSTFGVALGFLGFSLLGPLLYFYFQGSYHKENQFSFRKIDLVHIIIPVSGFIGIITLGNYLDQFYLACSISLGFYLLLIFRSPSYNDLSPWDLMLYRLMLVLLVAFTFPYFFKYVHSYAIGTAISSAVVYCMFFYFLKYAPRLSTKVNELEVNLQLEQKIINALELDEVYRQSALTLSEFSELVGVPQYIISRVTKKVYKKTFPETVNSLRISDVQEKLKQSDAKGAKIEQLAFDAGFNTLSTFYAVFKKETSMTPREYQRKLIA
- a CDS encoding DUF2911 domain-containing protein translates to MKVRNLTLIILFLTTINHLQAQRANAFHTLNLPSASPQVREMQKLGVTEIEIDYHSPAHRNRDVWNNQSVIPQNGNPFPWRAGANMNTTISFSTDVMIEGQSLKAGKYGFHIIPNGNSFDLLFAHNNDLWGSYYLDVDKDVTLRVNVTGVDTENQERLTYRFLDRKEDSLIIGLEWADKRIPFTVSVDLNETVVASLRSELRGLNTYRWQAWNDAANWCLQHNTNLEEALQWVERSISGGVNGFGANKNLTNLMTKANIQKKLGLAEALDSTISEAMNTIGTPADVNYFGIFLMRDQEFQKAQVLTQKGLDQNPETWYLQLNHGICSYFLGKKKQAIAMLNRAKENTPEAYKSYVDRVLNEVRNGTYKL
- a CDS encoding serine hydrolase codes for the protein MLLFYVVCQAQPYQQEIDRVDKFIDSVKARFSEIPGLSITIVKNNETVFTKGYGYADIESKELVSANSAFYIASATKSFIGALAVILEKEGWVDLQAPLTNYKPFKELSNHALFDDLTITHLLNHTSGLTNNFITFRSSYLGNLSHKKTIELLETATQKTDSKYEYSNLGYNLFALLLSEEFGDDWRNLLREKIFEPIRMINTSSIISNNGSMAKPYISAQPEGTIEGSMKTDALMHSAGGLVSSVADIAQWIKFNLSNGGLGNSQPYKGVISKSHKQTVKYPEEKGQIFTDNGYALGWHNGTYKNKQVVYHFGGYIGYQSHISFIPDEDLGVAVFANEQHFGDNLNSIIASYAYDLLLGLEPDETEYESKLKDLEGFIENLKNNSIERDKQTKQYDLRLSTKLEAYTGTYKNDFMGDVIVTIEKETLSFRFGELSAIAVPTANEDMILAELIPGRPMDFLFHVTEQGEVKEISGGGLQFVKVE